Sequence from the uncultured Flavobacterium sp. genome:
CTTCTAATTCACGTTTATAAGCCAATGATTTCGTTTCAAATTCTTCAAAATAAATAACAATCCAATCTTTCACTTTTCCTGTAAATCCTGGATGATTCGATAAATGTTTACGTAATCGCTCTTCTAAACCTTCGGATGTGTGACCAATGTAATATTGATTTAATGTCTTTGAGAACAAAACGTAGAAAAAATTCATATCATTTTTTGTTTAAATTATTTTAAACAAAAAAAGCCACTCGTTTGAGTGGCTTTTTTTGTAGTGAACGCAGAAGGATTCGAACCTTCGACCGCCTGCTTAGAAGGCAGGTGCTCTATCCAGCTGAGCTATGCGTCCATTTATTGTAAAACTTAACCTTATGACCGTCCCGATTCAAAATCGGGATGCTCTATCCAGCTGAGCTATGCGTCCATTTATTCTAAAACTTAACCTTCTGACCGTCCCGATTCAAAATCGGGATGCTCTATCCAGCTGAGCTATGCGTCCATTTATTGTAAAACTTAACCTTATGACCGTCCCGATTCAAAATCGGGATGCTCTATCCAGCTGAGCTATGCGTCCATTCTTGATAAAACAAAAAAGCCACTCGTTTGAATGGCTTTTGATGTGAACGCAGAAGGATTCGAACCTTCGACCGCCTGCTTAGAAGGCAGGTGCTCTATCCAGCTGAGCTATGCGTCCATTTGTTTTAAAACTTTATGGCAAAGTTTTTGTCGGGGTGGCAGGATTCGAACCTGCGGCCTCCTGCTCCCAAAGCAGGCGCGATAACCGGGCTACGCTACACCCCGAGCTTTAGTTATAGATTTGTATCTGTGGTCTTCCCGATCTTAATCGGGACACGATAACCGGGCTACACTATACCCCGAAAATTCTTTCTGTGCTTTTGACACGATAATCGAATTTCTTCAATACCCAATAAGCAAATTATTATGCGGAGAGACAGGGACTCGAACCCTGGCGACGATTACTCGTCGACAGATTAGCAATCTGCTCCATTACCGCTCTGGCACCTCTCCAAGCTCAAGAAACGTGTTCTGTTTTGCGGTTGCAAATGTAAGACAACATTCCATATCTCACAACTATTTCAGCGCTTTTTTTTCACTTTTTTTAATCTTTTTTTTAAACCGCTTAACAATCAAACAAATAGAATTAACAAAAAATTGATATTAAATTTAAAATCCAATCGAATTGCCCCAAAATTTGAATTTATTCAAATAAAGAGTAAATTTGCTTGATTAACTAATATTAACAGAAAATGAACAAAAGAGTTGTTATCGTTTCTGCCGTTAGAACACCTATCGGAAGTTTCATGGGAGGTTTATCTACCGTACCCGCACCAAAATTAGGTGCTGCCGCTATAAAAGGAGCACTACAAAAAATTAACCTTGACCCAAAATTAGTTGATGAAGTATTCATGGGGAATGTGGTTCAAGCCGGAGTTGGACAAGCGCCAGCACGTCAGGCTGCACTTTTTGCCGGTCTATCTAATGAGGTTGCTGCAACAACAGTAAACAAAGTTTGCGCTTCAGGAATGAAAGCTGTTATGTTTGCTGCTCAGGCAATCGCTTGTGGCGATGCTGAGATTGTAGTTGCCGGAGGAATGGAAAACATGAGTTTGATTCCACATTATGTACAAATGCGTGGCGGAACTAAATTTGGTCCTGCAACTATGCTTGACGGAATGCAAAAAGATGGTTTGACAGATGCTTACGATAACAACGCAATGGGAGTTTGCGCTGATTTATGTGCAACTGAATACAACATTAGCCGTGAAGAACAAGACAATTTTGCTATTCAATCTTATGAAAGAAGTGCAAAAGCCTGGGATGCCGGAAAATTCGACAACGAAATTGTTCCTGTAGAAGTTCCACAAAGACGTGGCGAACCAGTTATTGTTTCTAAAGATGAGGAATACACTAATGTAAAATTAGATAAAATCCCTTCTTTAAGCGCTGTTTTTACAAAAGACGGAACCGTTACAGCCGCAAACGCTTCAACAATCAATGATGGAGCTGCTGCTTTAGTTTTAATGTCTGAAGAAAAAGCAATCGCATTAGGATTAAAACCTCTAGCCTACATAAAAGGTTATGCAGATGCTGCTCAAGAACCAAAATGGTTTACTACGAGTCCAGCAAAAGCATTACCAAAAGCTTTAGACAAGGCAGGAATCGCAATTGGCGATGTTGATTATTTCGAATTCAATGAAGCATTTGCAGTTGTTGGATTAGCCAATTCAAAAATCCTTGGTCTTGATAACGATAAAGTAAACGTAAATGGTGGTGCAGTTTCTTTAGGACATCCTCTTGGATGTTCGGGAGCGAGAATCATCGTAACTTTACTTAATGTTTTAGAACAAAATAATGCTAAAACCGGAGCTGCTGCAATTTGCAATGGTGGCGGTGGAGCATCAGCAATTGTTATCGAAAGAGCTTAAACAATATATCTTTAGGAGTTATTTTTAAATGAAATAACTCCTAATTTTTTCAACTAATAAATTACCCTAAATGTTCGGAATTTGCAATCTAGCCATAGTACCCGTTCGATCTGAGCCAAGTGACAGAAGTGAAATCGTTACACAACTTTTGTTTGGTGAACACATCGAGATTTTAGAACGCCAAAATCAATGGGCCCGAATAAAAATACAATTCGATGACTACGAAGGTTGGGTAGATTCTAAACAATATCAAATTATTTCTGAGGCAAATTACAAGCAATTAAGCAATGACGCCATTATCCTTAATGCCGATTTGATTGATTATATCAGTGCGCCTGAAAATTTATTATTACCAATTCCGCTTGGTGCATCTTTATCATTTTTGAATAATAGTGAAATCAACACTGCAAACTTTGATTTCGAAGGCACAAAAACAAGTGGCTTAAAACCTAAAAGCGCAATAGTAAATACCGCTTTTATGTATCTGAACGCACCTTATCTTTGGGGCGGAAAAACACCTTTTGGAATCGACTGTTCGGGTTTAACCCAAATGGTTTACAAACTAAACGGATATAAAATTCATCGTGATGCTTCACAACAAGCTCTTGAAGGCGAACCTTTAAGTTTTATTGAAGAAAGCGAAGCAGGAGATTTAGCCTTTTTTGACAATGCCGAAGGAAACATCATTCACGTAGGTATTATAATGGACAATAATTACATCATTCACGCAAGTGGAAAAGTACGCATTGACCGTTTAGATCATTTAGGAATCTATAATCCGGAACTCAACAAACACACCCATAATTTGCGCGTAATCAAGAAGATTATTTAATTCTTTTCCAAGATTTAGAAAAAATATTACACCAGGCTTTGTTAATTTTTAAATAAACTATTTAGCCGAACAGCAAAATTGTTGTATATTTACAACAAATCAGTTGTATCATGGCGAAATTAGCACCAAAAACAAAACCTTTTGACACTCAAAGAAGCATTGATAATGCCTCTGGAAAAGTCATATCTATCAGAAAATCTACACTTTATTCTGGTGGAAAGGAATACAGTTGGAGTAATAAATTGGAGCGCGTAGGAGTTATCAGATCTGGTATTCCTTACGATTCAATCGAAGAAATTAGCCGACGACTGAACAATCCCGTAAAATCAGTTTTAGCAATTGTAGGCATTCCACAAACCACTTACAACAAGAAAAAAAGCGAACATTTATTACTAGACAGCCGAGACAGCGAACTTGTAATCCTCATAAACGAATTAATAGATTACGGTTTAGAGGTTTTTAACCATGAAGAAGAAAAATTTCAAAGATGGCTAAAAAAACCAAACCTTTCTATTGGCGGAAGCACACCTGAAAATATGCTCGATACGATGACAGGAATCAACGAGGTAAAATTTAGCCTTAATAGATTAGAATTCGGAAATCTGGCGTAATGATAGTATTTAGAATCGAAAGAGAAAAATACCTCACCACTACCCTAACCGGAATTGGAGCTTCAATGACCGAAGGTTATCGCTGGAATAGTCTGAACACACGAATAGTTTATACGGCTGATAGCAGAGCTTTGGCTACACTTGAGGTTTCTGTGCATTTAGATTTAAGCGAAGATTTACCTTCTGATCGTTTTTATGTAGAAATTGAAATTCCGGACGATATTTTGATTCAGGAAGTAAACATAAAAGACTTACCGGATATTTGGAATTCAAAACCACCATCATTAATAACCCAAACCATTGGTGATGATTTTGTATATTATAATGAAACTGCAATACTAAAAGTTCCAAGTAGTATTGTACCTCAGGAATTTAATTATTTGATCAATCCAAATCATGAAGATGCTTCAAGAATTAAAGTTATAAGCACCAAAAAAATGATTTTTGATTCCAGATTTAAACACTAATTTCACAAATTAGCACAGATTAAAATCATTTTAATCCGGATAATCTGTGGTAAAAAATAAAAAATCCGCCAAAATCCGTGTCATCCGCGTGCCATCATCATGCACTAATTCTTATTACTTTCCTAAACTCAGATGGGCTATTTCCTCTTTGCTTTTTAAAGAATTTATTAAAGTGACTTTCATCCGTAAAACCAAATTCATATGCAATTTCGTTAATACGTTTATCACTAAACTGCAAACGATGTTCAATCAGTTTTGTTTTATAATTACTGATATATTGCTGCATCGTTTCATTAGCGTGTTTCTTAAAATAACGTCCTAAATATGTATTTGAGATTCCAAAATAATCACTAATCGATTCCGCTTTGATTCGTTCCGGATAATAAATATTATTTTGAATATATTGCAAAATATCCATCGCTTTAGCCTCACAACCAATATTTACCTGTTCCGGCAAATACTTAGCAATATTTCTGGCAACCACAATAATCAAAGTATTCACCAATTGCTGAATCAATTCTTTATTATAAACATCTTTATCCTGATGTTCGCGAATAATCGCTTCAACCATAACTTTTACCAGACATTTATCGGCGTGATTTTTCAAAATGCAACCTGGCTGATGATTTGCATTTTGCAGAATATATTCTAAACGCTGAATATTCTCATTCTGCAAACTCGAATTCTTCAAATAAATATCATTAAATCTCAAAAAGAAAAACTCTGTTTTGGTCTCAATTGTAAAATTATGACAATCCTCAGGCGTCAATAAAAACAAATGTCCAGCATCATATTCAAAAATATTTTTGTTGATACATTGTCTTCCCGTTCCACCTAAAATATAAACCAATTCAAAGAAATTATGACGATCTCCAACATCCGGATATTCATCCAGCGTTTCAAAAGAAACCGTAAAAGGCTCGTATAAATTTTCTTTTTTCATAATGCACTTTATTAATTCGGCTACAAATTTACATAAAAAAGACAAATATATACAACTTAACAGTCTTAAAAATGGTATAATTTTGCCAAAAAATTTTTAAGCATTAAAACATAAGATTATGGAATATAGAAAATTAGGCAATACTGAACTTGAATTATCAACTATTACATACGGTGCATTTGCCATTGGCGGAAACATGTGGGGCGGAAACGAAAAGAAAGATTCAATCGACTCAATTCACGCATCAATCGATCACGGCGTAACCACAATCGACACCGCTCCATTCTATGGATTTGGATTAAGCGAAGAAATGATTGGCGAAGCTTTAAAATCAAAAGACCGTTCAAAAGTTCAATTATTAACCAAATTTGGTTTAGTTTGGGACGGAAGCAATCAAGGAAAAGGAGAATTCTTTTTTGATGCCGAAGACAACGGAAAAAAAATCCCGGTTTATAAATACGCATCAAAAAGCAATATCATTAAAGAAGTCGAAGAAAGCTTAAAACGCCTTCAAACAGATTATATCGACTTATTACAAATTCACTGGCCAGACGCTACAACTCCAATTCACGAAACAATGGAAGCTTTAGAAACCTTGATTCAGCAAGGAAAAATCAGAGCAGCCGGAGTTAGTAATTATAGTGCCGAACAAATTAAAGAAGCACAAAAAACAATACAATTAGCCTCAAATCAAGTACCTTTTAGTATGTTGAATCAGGCAATTCAAACTGATTTAGTTCCGCTTACAATTGCAGAAAACATCGGAATCATTGCTTACAGTCCAATGGAAAGAGGTTTGTTAACCGGAAAATATTTCACCGACAGTAAACTAAAAGACAACGATCACAGAAACGGATATTTCGGTCAGTTTGATCTTCAAAAAGTAAAAACTTTGGTCGAAGAATTAAGTTCATTAGCAAACGCAAAACACATTTCAATTTCACAATTAGTATTACGTTGGACAACTTTACAAAAAGGAATTACAATAGTTTTAGCCGGTGCAAGAAACGCAGAACAAGCCATTTCAAACGCAAAAACATTAGATTTTGATCTATCTGTTTCTGAATTAGAGTTCATTAATCAGGCAATTTCAAAATTAAAATAATATTTAAACACATAGAAACATAGTTTTAGCAATCTTACAAAAGGCGTTTCACTCGCATTAACAAACATAGCTATGTATTAGAAACAAGTTTCTTTCAATTCCCTTTCCCAGAAAAGAAAAAATCTATGTCTCTATGTGTTTAAAAAAAAATCTCAAAAATTAAATAAAAATAATTTGGGTGTGACCCGCAGAAAAAGCGGGTCGGGCTATTCGTTACAATCTTTTTTATAAATAGAAAAAATTTATAAAAAAGGATTTTCACTTCTATCCCTCACACAAAATCGCGAATACATAAGAACATTACAATTATGAAGAAAATATTTATCATCAACGGAAGTCAAAATTTCGCACATTCAGGTGGGAAATTCAATGAAACCGTTACCGATTGGACAATCGAATACTTAAAAAGTAAAAATTACGAAATCAAAACAACTGACATCAAACAAGATTTCGACTTAGACGAAGAAGTAGAAAAATTCGTTTGGGCAGATGCAGTAATTTATCACACACCAGTTTGGTGGTTTCAATTGCCAAACCTTTTCAAAAAATACATCGACGACGTTTTTACTGCCGGACACCAAAAAGGAATCTACAAAAGCGACGGAAGAAGCAGAGTAAATCCTGACATCAATTACGGAACTGGCGGAATGTTGCACGGACGTAAATATATGCTAACCACAAGTTGGAATGCGCCCGCAACAGCTTTTACACTTCCGGGAGAATTCTTCGAAGAAACATCTGTAGATGACGGAGCTATGTTTGGTTTCCATAAAATGAATAAATTTGTAGGTATGGAAAAACTGGACGGTTTCCACTTTCATGACGTTGAAAAAGGTGCAACTGCCGAAAACATTAGCATTTTTAAGGAAAATTACACAAAGCACTTAGAAAAAACTTTTAACTTTTAACCTTTAACTTTTCACAATTATGATCTCAATTACAGCAATTTTTAAAAGCAAACCCGAAAATATAGAACAAGTTCAAAGCATGTTAAATCATTTGGTTACCGAAACCAGAAAAGAAGCTGCTTGTGTTCGTTACGATCTTCACCATAGCGAAAATGTTTTTATTATTTGGGAAGAATGGCAAGATCAGCCAGGTCTTGACATCCATAATAATCAACCGTATTTACTTGATTTTATAGCTAAAAGCGAAAGTTTAGTCGCTGCACCAATTCAGGTTTATAAAACGGTACAAATACTTTAATCTGAAAACAATGAGAGCACTATTAACTAATACTTACGAATCTGAATTTGTAAGCACCGAAATCGAAAAACCAACTCCTAAAAAAGGAGAAGTTTTAGTAAAAATACACGCAAGTGGCGTAAACCCAATCGATAATAAAATCAGACTTGGACTTTCGCCTTATGCATCACCGGTTTTACCTGCCGTTTTAGGAACAGATCTTGCCGGAGTAATCGAAGCAATTGGCGAAGGCGTTACAGAATTTAAAGTCGGCGACGAAGTTTACGGACTTGCCGGAGGCGTTCTTGGACTTCAGGGAACTCTAGCCGAATATATTGCTGTCGATGCTGATTTATTAGCGATAAAACCGAAAAACTTAACCATGAAAGAAGCTGCCGGAGTTCCGCTTGTATTGCTTACCGCTTGGGAAGGTTTGATTGACAGAGCCAAAGTACAAAAAGGCGACAAAGTTCTGGTTCATGCCGGAGCCGGAGGCGTTGGTCATATGGTGGTTCAGCTTGCTCAAAATCTTGGTGCCGATGTTTATGCAACAGTTTCTGAACAAAAAGCAGATTTTGTAAAATCATTTGGAGCAACTCCAATCGATAAAAATACTCCAGTTGAAGATTACGTAAATCAATACACCGACGGAAATGGTTTTGATGTTATTTACGATACACTTGGTGGACAATCTTTTGATGATTCCTTAAAAGCCATTCGTCATTACGGTCAAATCGCAAGTTGTTATGCATTTGGAACACATACACTTGCAACAAGTTCGCTTCGTTCTGCAAGTATTCATGGCGTTTTTGTACTTCATCCAATGATTGGTAATGAAAGAAGAAAACATCATGGTGATATCCTAAAACAAACGACAAAACTAATCGAAGAAGGAAAATTAAAACCAATTATCGATTCTAGAAAATTCACTTTGGACAATGCCATGGAAGCACATAAAGCTGTAAGCGATGGTTCTGCGGTTGGGAAAATTGTTGTTGATGTAATTTAATTTATTTTTCAAACTATAACAACATTGAATTCCTAACGGGCAATGTCATTAAGTTAAGCTTTTAGAAAATAAAATCCGTTTTTATCCGCGTTTTTACGAAGTAAATCTGTTTTATCCGCGTCAAAATTAGACGCTGATTGTACTGATTCGCTAAAGCGAAAACGCTGATAAAAACGGATTTTTCTAATTACTTTCTTGATTAAACTGTTAAGTAATTTTGTAGATTTCCAATTAACTAAATGACATTGCTCTAACGGGACTTTTTTTTGATTACGCTTTGATTACGTCAACAAAATGTGACTGTTTATCACATTAAAAAAAGTTATTGTTAATATTATACTGTAAAATTTATTCCAAAAAAACTAACTTGCCTCATATTCAAAACCATACAAATATGAGTCATTATCATCTTGCCGAAATTAATATTGCCAAAATGAAAGGAGTCGATATCAACGATCCAATCATGAAGGAATTCACAGATAATTTAGAACTCATCAATACTTTAGCCGAAAATAGTGATGGATTTGTCTGGAGATTAAAAGATGACAGTTATAATGCAACAAATCTGAATCAGTATAATGATGAACAGATAATTGTAAATGTTTCCGTTTGGGAGAATATTGAAACACTGGAATATTATATGTATAAAACATTTCACAGTGATTTTTTAAAACGCCGTAAAGAATGGTTTCTGAAATTTGGAAAAGCCCATACCGCTATGTGGTGGATTCCAAAAGGACATATTCCAACTCTAGAAGAAGCTGTTGAAAAACTGGATTATTTACAGAAAAATGGAGTTTCGGAATTGGTATTTGATTTAAGAAACAAATTTCCGATGCCTGCAGAAGCATAATTTTATTAGCCATGAATTCACGAATTAAAATAAATATTATCCGCATAGATTTTAAAAATAAAACTCGTGACCCGAGCGATAGCGAACAGGCGAAGCAATTCGTGGCAAAAAAGTTACTTGATTCCGCCAAAAGCACCAAAACACATATTCTTGTGCAAAATTTCGACGCTTCTAAAACCAATCTTCTTCATCAAATCCAATTGGTAATTCATTGATCTTGGCGAATCTTCTTTCTCTACATAATCCAAAACTTTCTGACGATATTCTGCGCCGCCAATTCCTTCTAAATAATCGCCATAACGCTGCCAAGTATACTCGTTTAACAATTCAGTATCCTGAGTAATTAAGTCCGAAATCATAAAACATCCGCCAGGTTTTAACAATTTGAAAATCTTAGTAAAAGTCGTTTCCCAATCCTGATCATCACGTAAATGATGCAAAACCGCTCCAGCCAAAATAATATCAAAATGATTTTCCGGTAAATCTACTTCCCTAATATCGCCGTGTTTTATGGCTACATTTCCATTAGTTTCTTTTGAAACTCTATCAAAAGCACGATCCAACATTGGCAAACTCAAATCGACCAAAGTGCAATTCAAATTCGGAACTTTCGAAAGCATTTTTAAAGTATAATTTCCAGCGCCGCATCCAATATCCAAAACATTAACCGCATTTGGAACAATTCTTTTAGAAGCTTCCGTAATTAATTCTAAAGAAATTGTAGCGTCGATTGTCGCCACTTGTCCCGTTTCTAAATTCGAAAATCGCTCGACATCATTGTCAAATCGTTCTCTGATTTCTTCAATAGTTGATTTTTTCATAGTTTTTTGTTTTTTTATTGCCCACGGGTTTTACGGATTAAACTGATTAGCGCAGATGTATTTTTTTATATACTTTGCCTGTTTTTTTTGCGACTCCCGATAGCTATCGGGATAAAATGATTTTAAATTTAATAATAAAAAGAATCTGTATAAATACTTTTAATCAGCGGCATAACTTTTTTATTACTCACCAAAAAATAAAAAATCCGTGCAAACCAGTTTAATCCGCGTCATCTGCGTGCCATATATTTTTTTATCAAAACTACCACTTTGATATATACTTCAAAAATACTTATTTTGTCAATTATTAATACTTAATAGGTATTTATGGAATTACGTCACTTAAAATATTTTTTAGCTGTAGCCGAAGAATTAAACTTTACTAAAGCTGCTGAAAAACTATTTATTTCGCAACCGCCATTAAGCCGACAAATTATCGAATTGGAAGAAGAAATTCAGGCGAAGCTTTTCATTCGGAACAATAAAAAAGTAGTACTTACAGAAGCCGGAAAATATTTCGAAAAAGAAGTAAAAGAACTTTTTAAAGATCTCGAGCGTATTTCCGTTAAAACGAAAAAAATAGCCGAAAATGTTTCCGGCGAATTTAGAATCGCTTATATAAGTTCGATTTATTCGGCTGTAATTTCAGAATTGATAAAACATCTGAAAGAGCAATTTCCTTATGTAAATTTCAAATTATTTGAAGTTTCAACAACCAAACAAATCGACGCTTTAGAGCAAGGAAAAATCGAATTAGGAATTATTCGTTCTCCGATAAAATCTCCTAAAATAAAATCGCAATTATGGTTTCAGGACGGATTTTCGGTTGTTTATAATAAAAGCCTGATTCGAATTAATTCCGAAAAAGAAATCCCGAATCTAAAAGACGAAACTTTTGTGTTTTTCAACAAAGATTATGCGCCACATTATCATGAAGTTTTACTGGAACTTTGTGCATTTTATGGCTTCACGCCAAAAGTAGTTCACGAAGCAAACAATATCAATTCGATCGTACAATTGGTCAAAAACGGATTAGGGATTTCGATTGTTCCTTCTAACATTGCCAAGAACAATCAAGATTCTGAAATTGGTTTTATCGAATTAAAAAAAGTGAATTTGTTTACGGATGTTTCGCTAATAACTTCAAAAGAAGACGATTCTGAAATTACGAAATCTACTGTTGACTTTTTATTGAATTTTAAAAGGTAAAGTTGTTTCTACGAATTATTTGAAACGATGGAAATCCGTAAAAAATAATTTTTATAAGTACTTAAATTGCATACTTTAAAATAATCTCGCAAAGTCGCAGAGACGCAAAGTTGCAAAGTTTTTTTCTCATTTTATGTCATTTCGAGGAACGAGAAATCACACTAGTGGCTCGACAAAGATTAGCGATTTTGATTGCAGAGTTTCTTGCGAGGATTTCTCCTCCGTCGAAATGACAAACAGCACGGATAATCAATAGTTACAAAAAACGTTATGGCACTTCATTCTATTTTTTAAAGCCACAGATTAAAAGATTAAAATGATTAAAAAATCTGCTCAATCTGCAAAATCTGCGTGAAACAAAAAAACTTTGCGGCTCTGCGACTTTGCGAGATTAATGAATCAAAACCATTCGCATTAACACAAAACAATTCGTGAAAATTCGGGGAATTCGTGGCAAAAAAACCTCAATTTTTAAATACCTTAGCAAATTATAATTCTACTCAATAAAATAAATAAAAATGGCAGAGCAATCTTCAATTCAGTGCCCAAACTGCGGAACAACTATCGATGTAAATGATATTTTAAAGCATCAGTTAGAAGATAGTATCCGTAAAGAATATCAACAAAAGGCAAATGCTCAAGCCAAAGAATTAGAACTTAAAAACGAGCAATTCGAAAGAGCAAAAACCGAATTTGAAGCTAAAAAGAAACAGGAAAATGAACTTTTTGCTGAACGCTTAGAACGCGAGAAAAAAACGGCCGAAAAAGAAATTACCGAAAAAGTAAAAAATAAACTCGCCGAAGAAAATAAAGATCGTTTACTTGCGATGGAAAAAGAACTTTCTGAGAAATCAGAGAAACTTCGCGAACTTAATAAAATGGAAGGTGAAATTGCTAAACTTCAGCGTGAAAAACTGGAGATGAAAGAAGCAATCGAAGCCGAAGCTCAAAAGCAACTTAATGCAACTTTAGTTTTGGAACGTGATAAAATCCGAAAACAGGAAGAAGAAAAAAACGAGCTAAAAATCAAAGAATATCAGAAACAATCAGACGATCAAAAGAAACTGATTGAAGAAATGAAACGCAAGCAGGAACAAGGTTCTATGCAATTGCAAGGTGAAGTAATGGAATTGGCGATTGAGGAATGGCTGGCAAATAATTTCCCTTTAGATACGATTGATGAAATTAAAAAAGGCGCAAATGGTGCGGATTGTCTTCAAATTGTAAATACACGTGAATTGCAAAATTGTGGCTCTATTTATTACGAAAGTAAGCGTACAAAAGCTTTTCAACCCGCTTGGATTGAGAAATTTAAAAATGATATTAGAACCAAAAGAGCGAATATTGGTGTTTTAGTAACCGAAGTTATGCCTGCCGGAATGGACCGAATGGGAATGCGTGACGGAATCTGGATTTGTACTTACGAAGAATTTAAAGGTTTAAGTGCCGTTTTACGTCAGTCTTTAATTCAGGTAAGTCAGGCAGTTCAGGCGCAGGAAAACAAAGGAGATAAAATGTCGATGTTGTATGATTTCTTAACAAGCAATGAATTCCGTTTACAAATCGAAGGTATTGTTGAAGGTTTTACGCAAATGCAAAGCGATCTTGATTCTGAAAAAAGAGCGATGCAACGTATCTGGAAACAACGTGAAAAACAAATCGAAAAGGTAATTCACAATACTTTAGGAATGTACGGTTCTATTCGTGGTATTGCCGGAAATGCTGTTCAGACTGTTCGTGCTTTGGAATTGGATTTTGTTGATGAAGAAAAAGATATAACAGAGGAATTGGAGTAGGAATGTGAGATTGTACGCGGATTTTACGGATTCGCTATCGCGAAAACGCGGATTTAAACGGATTTTTTTCTTGTGGATTTCTCCTCCGTCGAAATGACAAAATGATACAAAAAAGGCTTCGAAATTAATCGAAGCCTTTTTATTTTGAAGTTGCTTTAATTAACCTTTTTTGAAAGACATCGTCAATCCAAATTGATTTGAAAGCATCAGCTTATTATTCTCTACTGAATAACCTGAAGTTGTTTTTAACAATTGCGAAAACTCACCTTCTTTTTTTGCATCGCATTTTTTAGTTTCTGAAGTAAAATT
This genomic interval carries:
- a CDS encoding zinc-dependent alcohol dehydrogenase family protein; translated protein: MRALLTNTYESEFVSTEIEKPTPKKGEVLVKIHASGVNPIDNKIRLGLSPYASPVLPAVLGTDLAGVIEAIGEGVTEFKVGDEVYGLAGGVLGLQGTLAEYIAVDADLLAIKPKNLTMKEAAGVPLVLLTAWEGLIDRAKVQKGDKVLVHAGAGGVGHMVVQLAQNLGADVYATVSEQKADFVKSFGATPIDKNTPVEDYVNQYTDGNGFDVIYDTLGGQSFDDSLKAIRHYGQIASCYAFGTHTLATSSLRSASIHGVFVLHPMIGNERRKHHGDILKQTTKLIEEGKLKPIIDSRKFTLDNAMEAHKAVSDGSAVGKIVVDVI
- a CDS encoding DUF3291 domain-containing protein — encoded protein: MSHYHLAEINIAKMKGVDINDPIMKEFTDNLELINTLAENSDGFVWRLKDDSYNATNLNQYNDEQIIVNVSVWENIETLEYYMYKTFHSDFLKRRKEWFLKFGKAHTAMWWIPKGHIPTLEEAVEKLDYLQKNGVSELVFDLRNKFPMPAEA
- a CDS encoding methyltransferase domain-containing protein; translated protein: MKKSTIEEIRERFDNDVERFSNLETGQVATIDATISLELITEASKRIVPNAVNVLDIGCGAGNYTLKMLSKVPNLNCTLVDLSLPMLDRAFDRVSKETNGNVAIKHGDIREVDLPENHFDIILAGAVLHHLRDDQDWETTFTKIFKLLKPGGCFMISDLITQDTELLNEYTWQRYGDYLEGIGGAEYRQKVLDYVEKEDSPRSMNYQLDLMKKIGFRSVEILHKNMCFGAFGGIK
- a CDS encoding LysR family transcriptional regulator translates to MELRHLKYFLAVAEELNFTKAAEKLFISQPPLSRQIIELEEEIQAKLFIRNNKKVVLTEAGKYFEKEVKELFKDLERISVKTKKIAENVSGEFRIAYISSIYSAVISELIKHLKEQFPYVNFKLFEVSTTKQIDALEQGKIELGIIRSPIKSPKIKSQLWFQDGFSVVYNKSLIRINSEKEIPNLKDETFVFFNKDYAPHYHEVLLELCAFYGFTPKVVHEANNINSIVQLVKNGLGISIVPSNIAKNNQDSEIGFIELKKVNLFTDVSLITSKEDDSEITKSTVDFLLNFKR
- a CDS encoding DUF2130 domain-containing protein, translating into MAEQSSIQCPNCGTTIDVNDILKHQLEDSIRKEYQQKANAQAKELELKNEQFERAKTEFEAKKKQENELFAERLEREKKTAEKEITEKVKNKLAEENKDRLLAMEKELSEKSEKLRELNKMEGEIAKLQREKLEMKEAIEAEAQKQLNATLVLERDKIRKQEEEKNELKIKEYQKQSDDQKKLIEEMKRKQEQGSMQLQGEVMELAIEEWLANNFPLDTIDEIKKGANGADCLQIVNTRELQNCGSIYYESKRTKAFQPAWIEKFKNDIRTKRANIGVLVTEVMPAGMDRMGMRDGIWICTYEEFKGLSAVLRQSLIQVSQAVQAQENKGDKMSMLYDFLTSNEFRLQIEGIVEGFTQMQSDLDSEKRAMQRIWKQREKQIEKVIHNTLGMYGSIRGIAGNAVQTVRALELDFVDEEKDITEELE